A single window of Sphingobacteriales bacterium DNA harbors:
- the dnaN gene encoding DNA polymerase III subunit beta: protein MRFIVSSAQLLKNLQKISGVISSNTVLPILEDFLFDIKNGKLLATATDLDTTMSVEMEVDAKENFKIAIPAKILLDSLKALPEQPITIAIDEQTNAIEMTTDNGKYKLSGENSSDFPKEPVADDTEQIIVTSSVLSNGIQKTLFAVSSDELRIAMTGVYFQLDENGMILVATDAHKLVKYSRSDIKAANASTFIVPKKALNLLKSILSNNETEVNIQYNKSNAFFSFENIKLICRLIDAKYPDYNAVIPKDNPNLLSLNKDDLHASLKRTSIFSNKTTHQVVLKLAGSEMSVSAQDLDFSNEASEKLVCEYHGNPMEIGFNAKFLIEMLATLDIQDIVIELSTPNRAGIIKPMDKTENEDLLMLVMPVMINN, encoded by the coding sequence ATGAGATTTATTGTTTCGTCTGCTCAGTTGTTAAAAAATTTACAGAAAATTAGTGGTGTGATTAGTTCGAATACTGTGTTGCCTATTCTTGAAGATTTTTTATTTGACATAAAAAATGGAAAACTATTGGCAACTGCTACAGATTTGGATACTACTATGAGCGTTGAAATGGAGGTTGATGCTAAAGAAAACTTTAAAATAGCCATTCCAGCAAAGATATTATTAGACAGTTTAAAGGCATTGCCAGAGCAACCAATTACTATTGCTATAGATGAGCAAACAAATGCTATTGAGATGACTACTGATAATGGTAAATACAAATTATCAGGTGAAAATAGTTCTGATTTTCCTAAAGAACCAGTGGCTGATGATACTGAACAAATTATAGTTACATCTAGTGTGTTGAGTAATGGTATTCAAAAAACATTGTTTGCTGTAAGTAGTGATGAGCTTAGAATTGCTATGACTGGTGTTTATTTTCAGTTAGATGAAAATGGAATGATATTAGTTGCTACTGATGCTCATAAATTAGTTAAGTATAGTAGAAGTGATATTAAAGCTGCCAATGCGAGCACGTTTATTGTGCCTAAAAAAGCATTAAACTTATTAAAATCTATCTTATCTAATAATGAAACTGAGGTTAATATTCAATATAATAAATCCAATGCATTCTTTAGTTTTGAGAATATTAAATTGATTTGTAGATTGATTGATGCAAAATATCCTGACTACAATGCAGTTATTCCGAAGGATAATCCAAATTTATTATCTTTAAATAAAGATGACTTGCATGCGTCATTAAAAAGAACATCTATTTTCTCTAATAAAACAACACATCAAGTTGTATTAAAATTGGCTGGCTCAGAAATGAGTGTTTCTGCACAGGATTTAGATTTCTCGAACGAAGCATCTGAAAAATTGGTGTGTGAATATCATGGAAATCCTATGGAAATTGGTTTTAATGCTAAGTTTTTAATTGAAATGTTGGCTACATTAGATATTCAAGATATTGTAATTGAATTGTCTACACCAAATCGTGCTGGAATTATAAAACCAATGGATAAAACTGAAAACGAAGATTTATTGATGTTGGTAATGCCAGTAATGATAAATAATTAA
- a CDS encoding Smr/MutS family protein, whose protein sequence is MQLFSENTLDKLNFYQIKQLVKNKCLGSLGQNYIEHQNFISDYDLLQKEINIVHQLKSWIESGHSFPNHGFNQLLFLDKLNIENYFIQIEDFIQLYHNLKTASTIKKSFLKSDTDNFLDLVDIVKAINIPEDVIQKIQHTILIEQEIINEKVSKTLQEIKKQQAIVQQQIYASFKRIVQNYKQKNYLHETEESIRNNRKVLSVLSEYKRTVRGIIVDESSNGNITFIEPEETILLNNELTSLLIEEKREIEKILISLANSVRPYQNEIKSIQQFLTRFDTWQAKAYFAIEHNCTQPILSKEKIIYLKDFRNILLEKHLRKNNQRIVCNTLHLDTNNRILVISGPNAGGKSVVLKSVGLIQCMLQFGMLVPVEEGSMMSTFKNIFIDIGDEQSIENDVSTYSAHLLKMKYLLENADANSLILIDEIGVGTDPTLGGAMAEAILSFLHEKLVLGIVTTHYNNLKIYAAQTKGMQSAAMAFDKQKLSPKYELQIGQPGSSFTFEIAEKVGLPKAVITLAQQKTGENQKALDQTLNDVQIEKHYIKGLRKNVQQKESQLSNIVQDYEKLKKELEKNKKQLQKSYEEKLLQFYNEQSRKLENEMRLWKESQSKKEDFIKIRKNIDEQREQIEQKIIEKEKKQVLNNSINIGSKVTMINGSETGEVLAISNKKATVAFGNIRTTVPLHQLENHSTEQEKKVYKIERNSKTIIEKSSFENTLDIRGLLVEEALQTLENFFDKAMIYNLHQVRILHGRGTGALRNYARIPKKYPYTKKYYFEKEEFGGNGITIVELN, encoded by the coding sequence ATGCAACTATTTTCTGAAAATACTTTAGATAAATTAAACTTTTACCAAATCAAACAATTGGTAAAAAACAAATGCCTTGGCAGTTTAGGACAAAATTATATCGAACATCAAAATTTTATTTCTGATTATGATTTATTACAAAAAGAAATAAATATTGTCCATCAATTAAAAAGTTGGATAGAAAGTGGGCATTCTTTTCCAAATCATGGATTTAATCAATTACTATTTTTAGATAAGCTTAATATAGAAAATTATTTCATTCAGATTGAAGACTTCATCCAACTCTATCACAATCTAAAAACTGCATCAACAATAAAAAAATCATTTCTAAAATCTGATACTGATAACTTTTTAGATTTAGTTGATATAGTAAAAGCCATCAATATTCCAGAAGATGTTATACAAAAGATACAACATACAATTCTTATTGAACAGGAAATTATCAATGAGAAAGTATCTAAAACACTTCAAGAAATAAAGAAGCAACAAGCAATTGTTCAACAACAAATTTATGCGTCATTCAAAAGAATAGTTCAAAATTATAAACAAAAAAACTATCTACACGAAACAGAAGAATCTATAAGAAATAATAGAAAAGTACTTTCTGTATTGAGTGAATACAAACGCACAGTTAGAGGAATTATTGTTGATGAATCTTCAAATGGCAATATCACATTTATAGAACCAGAAGAAACTATATTACTCAACAATGAACTTACATCATTACTTATTGAAGAAAAAAGAGAAATAGAAAAAATATTAATTTCATTAGCCAATTCAGTTAGGCCATATCAAAATGAAATTAAATCTATACAACAGTTCCTGACAAGATTTGACACGTGGCAAGCTAAAGCATATTTTGCTATTGAACACAATTGCACTCAGCCAATTTTATCAAAAGAAAAAATAATCTATCTAAAAGATTTTAGGAATATTTTACTAGAAAAGCATCTACGAAAAAACAACCAAAGAATTGTTTGCAACACTTTGCATCTTGATACAAACAACAGAATTTTGGTTATCAGTGGACCAAATGCTGGCGGAAAATCTGTAGTTTTAAAATCTGTTGGATTAATACAATGTATGCTACAATTTGGCATGCTTGTACCAGTTGAAGAAGGCTCGATGATGTCTACTTTCAAAAATATTTTTATTGATATTGGTGATGAACAATCTATAGAAAATGATGTAAGTACTTACTCTGCACATCTTTTGAAAATGAAATATTTACTTGAAAATGCTGATGCAAATTCGCTTATTCTGATAGATGAAATTGGTGTAGGAACAGATCCAACATTAGGTGGCGCAATGGCTGAAGCAATACTTAGCTTTTTGCATGAGAAATTAGTATTAGGCATTGTTACTACACATTACAACAATTTAAAAATCTATGCAGCACAAACAAAAGGTATGCAAAGTGCAGCAATGGCATTTGACAAACAAAAATTGAGTCCAAAATATGAATTACAAATTGGACAACCAGGCAGCTCATTTACCTTTGAAATTGCAGAAAAAGTTGGATTACCCAAAGCTGTAATTACACTTGCACAACAAAAAACAGGAGAAAACCAAAAAGCATTAGACCAAACATTGAATGATGTGCAAATTGAAAAACACTACATCAAAGGTTTGAGAAAAAATGTGCAGCAGAAAGAAAGTCAACTCAGCAATATTGTTCAAGATTATGAAAAGCTCAAAAAAGAATTAGAAAAGAATAAGAAGCAATTACAAAAATCTTATGAAGAAAAACTACTGCAATTTTATAATGAGCAAAGTAGAAAATTAGAAAACGAAATGCGTCTTTGGAAAGAAAGCCAAAGCAAGAAAGAAGATTTTATAAAAATTAGAAAAAATATTGACGAACAAAGAGAACAGATAGAACAAAAAATTATTGAGAAAGAAAAGAAACAAGTTTTAAACAATTCCATAAATATTGGCAGCAAAGTCACCATGATAAATGGCAGCGAAACTGGCGAAGTATTAGCTATTAGCAATAAGAAAGCAACTGTTGCATTTGGAAATATTAGAACAACTGTTCCACTACACCAACTTGAAAACCATAGTACTGAACAGGAAAAGAAAGTTTATAAAATAGAAAGAAACAGCAAAACTATCATCGAAAAATCTTCATTTGAGAATACTTTAGATATTCGTGGTCTTTTAGTAGAAGAAGCATTGCAAACTCTAGAAAACTTCTTCGACAAAGCCATGATATATAATTTACATCAAGTAAGAATTTTGCACGGACGTGGCACTGGCGCACTTAGAAATTATGCGAGAATTCCTAAAAAATATCCATACACTAAAAAATATTATTTTGAAAAGGAAGAGTTTGGTGGAAATGGTATCACTATTGTCGAGTTAAATTAA
- a CDS encoding SPOR domain-containing protein, giving the protein MKNIFLFTIIFTLAFKFAFSDTKNDSTSQNGSILFFKDPRIDVLEKIYTYKKKEIDKSIRVHVFQATNRDAVFNAKAEFSKKFPGIPTFVSYQAPNFKLRAGEFANTKEAQNFLKQVKPHFQSSFVIEENQGKAPGK; this is encoded by the coding sequence ATGAAAAATATATTCCTATTTACTATAATCTTCACACTTGCATTTAAGTTTGCTTTTTCAGACACTAAAAATGATAGTACTAGCCAAAATGGAAGTATTCTATTCTTTAAAGATCCAAGAATTGATGTATTAGAGAAAATATATACTTATAAAAAGAAAGAAATAGACAAAAGCATCAGAGTACATGTATTTCAAGCTACCAACAGAGATGCTGTATTCAATGCAAAAGCAGAATTTTCTAAGAAATTTCCAGGCATACCAACATTTGTAAGCTATCAAGCACCAAATTTCAAGCTTAGAGCTGGAGAATTTGCAAATACGAAAGAAGCGCAGAATTTCTTAAAACAAGTAAAGCCTCACTTTCAATCAAGCTTTGTGATTGAAGAAAATCAAGGGAAAGCTCCAGGTAAGTAA
- a CDS encoding 23S rRNA (pseudouridine(1915)-N(3))-methyltransferase RlmH, with protein sequence MKIEFWVIGKTSDKFIDEGIQFYTKKIKYFVDLQLIVFQDIKHIKNDVLLKAKEAEKYLEKIKDDDFVILLDENGKEYNSRMFANFIEQRQNQSIKRLIFIVGGAFGFDEKLYARANMKIALSKMTFSHQLVRIIFLEQMYRAYSIIHNFPYHND encoded by the coding sequence ATGAAAATTGAATTCTGGGTTATTGGCAAAACAAGTGATAAATTTATTGATGAAGGAATTCAATTTTATACAAAAAAGATAAAGTATTTTGTAGACTTACAGCTTATTGTATTTCAAGATATTAAGCATATAAAGAATGATGTATTGCTAAAAGCTAAAGAAGCAGAAAAGTATTTAGAAAAAATAAAAGACGATGATTTTGTGATATTATTAGATGAGAATGGCAAAGAATACAATAGTAGAATGTTTGCAAACTTTATAGAGCAAAGACAAAATCAGTCGATAAAAAGATTGATATTTATTGTTGGTGGTGCATTTGGCTTTGATGAGAAATTATACGCAAGAGCCAATATGAAAATAGCATTATCAAAGATGACTTTCTCGCATCAATTAGTTAGAATCATATTTTTAGAACAAATGTATAGAGCCTATAGTATTATTCATAATTTCCCATACCATAACGATTAA
- the floA gene encoding flotillin-like protein FloA (flotillin-like protein involved in membrane lipid rafts), which produces MLTVISIIILVFILIFVFAFMRYISLWISARLSNVNIGLIQLFVMQLRKVPPATLVNSMITATKAGIPVGRDELEAHYLAGGNIIKVVNALISADKANISLNFKEATAIDLAGRDVLEAVQLSVNPKVIESPPVTAVAKDGIQLIAKARVTVRANIRQLVGGAGEETILARVGEGIVTSIGSALDHKQVLENPDSISKVVLNKGLDSGTAFEILSIDIADIDIGKNIGAILQMDQANADKNIAQAKAEERRAMAVALEQEMIAKAQEARAKVIEAEAQIPLAVAEALKEGNLGLMDYYKLENIKADTKMRDSIGGGDKK; this is translated from the coding sequence ATGCTAACAGTTATTTCTATTATTATTTTAGTCTTTATCCTGATATTCGTTTTTGCGTTTATGAGATACATAAGTCTATGGATTTCTGCAAGACTATCAAATGTAAACATTGGACTAATTCAACTATTTGTAATGCAACTTAGAAAAGTGCCGCCAGCAACATTAGTAAACTCAATGATTACTGCTACTAAAGCAGGCATTCCAGTTGGAAGAGATGAATTAGAAGCACACTACCTAGCAGGTGGAAATATTATTAAAGTAGTAAATGCACTTATATCTGCTGACAAAGCAAATATATCCTTAAATTTTAAAGAAGCAACTGCAATTGACTTAGCTGGTCGTGATGTACTAGAAGCAGTACAACTTTCTGTAAATCCAAAAGTGATTGAATCTCCTCCAGTAACTGCAGTTGCGAAAGATGGTATCCAGTTAATAGCTAAAGCAAGAGTTACAGTTCGTGCAAACATTAGACAGTTAGTAGGTGGTGCTGGTGAAGAAACAATATTAGCACGTGTGGGCGAAGGCATCGTTACAAGTATTGGTAGTGCGCTTGACCACAAACAAGTATTAGAAAATCCAGATTCTATTTCTAAAGTAGTATTAAACAAAGGCTTAGACAGTGGTACAGCATTTGAAATCTTATCAATTGATATTGCTGATATTGATATAGGTAAAAATATTGGTGCAATTTTACAAATGGACCAAGCTAATGCTGATAAGAATATTGCACAAGCAAAAGCTGAAGAAAGAAGAGCTATGGCTGTTGCATTAGAACAAGAGATGATTGCAAAAGCACAGGAAGCAAGAGCAAAAGTAATTGAAGCTGAAGCTCAAATTCCATTAGCTGTAGCAGAAGCATTAAAGGAAGGCAACTTAGGCTTAATGGACTACTATAAATTAGAAAACATTAAAGCAGACACCAAAATGAGAGACTCAATTGGTGGTGGAGACAAAAAATAG